A DNA window from Pseudodesulfovibrio thermohalotolerans contains the following coding sequences:
- a CDS encoding elongation factor G — protein sequence MPDLKTQRTYALVGHGGSGKTTVAEMLLFNSGVVNRLGKVEEGNTVLDFEPEEIKRRGSIQPGFASFKWNKNDHFLIDTPGDSNFAGDLSYSLTAADGVVMVIDAVDGVKPLTRKVWARVQDMGLPSMIVINKMDRDRADFDMAFHGISEALGARPALLYYPIGSKENFKGVVDMMSGKALMFGDDGAVAEGEIPGDIADEVETIRETMIENIAESDEDLMEKYFEEGELSPEDITKGLQAGVASGELVPVVVSAALNCQGGQMILDTVQNLLPGPLDHKPWQGEDGSELASSSDEPLACFVFKTQADPFAGQLTVIRVLSGELSPDSQLVNTSNGEKERVGQLLAMNGKEQAPVKTPMGPGAIVTLAKLKNTHTGDTLVEKGEFKLARPEKAPQLITFALAPEEKGEEDKVYAAVAKLLEEDITLTLSRDEESGDILLSGMGQNHIEISVEKAKRRYKTAIVLKTPKVPYRETFKTGAREIQGRHKKQSGGRGQFGDCWIHVAPKGSGEGYEFVDQIVGGSIPRQFIPAVDKGIQETAARGVLAGYPVIDFQVTLYDGSYHNVDSSEMAFKVAGSLAFKKACEKAKMALLEPIMLVTVAVPDAFMGDVIGDLSSRRGKVLGSDSQAGLTEVKAHVPMAEMLRYAPDLNSMTGGQGTFFMEFAAYEECPPQETEKVIAAHKKAVEE from the coding sequence ATGCCTGACCTCAAGACCCAAAGAACGTATGCACTCGTCGGTCACGGCGGTAGCGGCAAAACCACCGTCGCCGAGATGCTGCTTTTCAACTCGGGAGTTGTAAACCGCCTCGGCAAAGTCGAAGAGGGGAACACCGTACTCGACTTCGAGCCCGAGGAAATCAAGCGTCGCGGTTCGATCCAGCCCGGTTTCGCCAGCTTCAAGTGGAACAAGAACGACCATTTTCTCATCGACACTCCCGGCGACTCCAACTTCGCGGGCGATCTCTCCTACTCACTCACAGCGGCCGACGGCGTGGTCATGGTCATCGACGCCGTGGACGGCGTCAAGCCGCTGACTCGCAAGGTCTGGGCCCGGGTTCAGGACATGGGCCTTCCCTCCATGATCGTCATCAACAAGATGGACCGCGACCGGGCCGACTTCGATATGGCCTTCCACGGCATTTCCGAAGCCTTGGGCGCGCGTCCGGCACTGCTTTACTATCCCATCGGTTCCAAGGAGAATTTCAAGGGCGTGGTGGACATGATGTCCGGCAAGGCCCTCATGTTCGGCGACGACGGCGCGGTCGCCGAGGGGGAAATCCCCGGTGATATCGCCGACGAGGTCGAGACCATCCGCGAGACCATGATCGAGAACATCGCCGAGAGCGATGAGGACCTCATGGAAAAATACTTCGAGGAAGGCGAGCTTTCTCCCGAAGACATCACCAAGGGCCTTCAGGCAGGCGTCGCTTCCGGCGAGCTGGTCCCGGTTGTGGTGAGCGCGGCGTTGAATTGCCAGGGCGGCCAGATGATTCTGGATACCGTCCAGAATTTGCTCCCCGGACCTCTGGACCACAAGCCGTGGCAGGGCGAGGACGGCAGCGAGCTGGCCAGTTCCTCGGACGAGCCCCTGGCCTGTTTCGTCTTCAAGACCCAGGCCGATCCCTTTGCCGGGCAGTTGACCGTGATCCGTGTCCTTTCCGGCGAGCTTTCCCCTGATTCGCAGCTCGTGAATACTTCCAACGGCGAGAAAGAGCGTGTGGGACAGCTCCTGGCCATGAACGGCAAGGAACAGGCTCCGGTGAAGACCCCCATGGGGCCCGGTGCCATCGTCACCCTGGCCAAGCTCAAGAACACCCACACGGGCGACACCCTGGTGGAGAAGGGCGAGTTCAAGCTCGCCAGGCCCGAAAAGGCGCCGCAGCTCATCACTTTCGCACTTGCGCCCGAGGAAAAGGGCGAAGAGGACAAGGTCTATGCCGCCGTGGCCAAGCTCCTCGAAGAGGATATCACCTTGACCCTGTCCCGCGACGAGGAATCCGGCGATATTCTGCTTTCCGGAATGGGCCAGAACCACATCGAAATATCGGTCGAAAAGGCCAAGCGCCGCTACAAGACCGCCATCGTGCTCAAGACCCCCAAGGTTCCGTATCGCGAGACCTTCAAGACCGGCGCGCGGGAGATTCAGGGACGCCACAAGAAGCAGTCCGGCGGGCGCGGCCAGTTCGGCGACTGCTGGATTCACGTGGCCCCCAAGGGCTCCGGCGAAGGCTACGAATTCGTGGATCAGATCGTGGGCGGCTCCATCCCGCGCCAGTTCATCCCCGCCGTGGATAAGGGTATCCAGGAAACCGCCGCTCGCGGCGTGCTCGCCGGGTATCCCGTCATCGATTTCCAGGTGACGCTCTATGACGGCAGCTACCATAACGTGGATTCCTCGGAAATGGCCTTCAAGGTGGCCGGTTCCCTGGCCTTCAAGAAGGCTTGCGAAAAGGCCAAGATGGCCCTTCTCGAACCGATCATGCTCGTCACCGTGGCCGTGCCCGACGCCTTCATGGGCGACGTCATCGGCGACCTCTCCTCGCGGCGCGGCAAGGTGCTCGGCTCCGACTCCCAGGCAGGCCTCACCGAGGTCAAGGCGCATGTGCCCATGGCCGAAATGCTTCGCTATGCCCCGGACCTCAACTCCATGACCGGCGGACAGGGAACCTTCTTCATGGAGTTTGCCGCCTACGAGGAATGCCCGCCCCAGGAAACCGAAAAAGTCATCGCCGCCCATAAAAAGGCCGTCGAAGAATAA